A portion of the Achromobacter sp. MFA1 R4 genome contains these proteins:
- a CDS encoding LysR substrate-binding domain-containing protein, producing MRFDLTDLRLFLNVHESGSITGGARRSHMTLASASERIRGMEDALGVALLVREPRGVDATPAGRTLVHHARLVLGQIDRMRGELDHYGLGLAGHVRVLCNTTALSEYLPPVLGAFLKDHPRISVDLEERLSHEIADALRAGACDIGVLADSADLHGLRTRIFRHDPLTLIVPRGHPLAARPQVQLDDVAGHEFVGLVQGSALEEHIAHHARRSGKPLSYRVRLRGFEAVCRMVGQGVGVAIVPRAAAVRYGRAAGVARVALADAWADRDLVLCVRDDLPAYAADLVAYALRDAPVAPIARTAGVPADARGRTRSPTRRPPG from the coding sequence ATGCGATTCGACCTGACCGATCTTCGTCTCTTTCTCAACGTGCACGAAAGCGGCTCCATCACGGGCGGCGCGCGCCGTTCGCACATGACGCTGGCGTCGGCCAGCGAGCGCATCCGGGGCATGGAAGACGCGCTGGGCGTGGCGCTGCTGGTGCGCGAGCCGCGCGGCGTCGACGCCACGCCGGCCGGACGTACCCTGGTCCACCACGCCCGGCTGGTGCTGGGCCAGATCGACCGCATGCGCGGCGAGCTGGACCATTACGGCCTCGGCCTGGCGGGGCACGTGCGCGTGCTGTGCAACACCACGGCGCTCAGCGAATACCTGCCGCCGGTGCTGGGCGCGTTTCTCAAAGACCATCCGCGCATCTCCGTCGACCTGGAAGAGCGGCTCAGCCACGAGATCGCCGATGCGCTGCGCGCCGGCGCGTGCGACATCGGGGTGCTGGCGGACTCGGCCGACCTGCATGGCCTGCGCACGCGCATCTTCCGCCACGATCCGCTGACACTGATCGTGCCGCGGGGCCATCCGCTCGCGGCGCGGCCGCAGGTGCAGCTGGACGACGTGGCCGGGCATGAATTCGTGGGACTGGTGCAGGGCAGCGCGCTCGAGGAACACATCGCGCACCACGCGCGCCGCAGCGGCAAGCCCTTGTCCTACCGCGTGCGGCTGCGCGGTTTCGAGGCCGTCTGCAGGATGGTGGGGCAGGGCGTGGGTGTCGCCATCGTGCCGCGCGCGGCCGCCGTGCGATATGGCCGCGCGGCCGGGGTGGCCCGGGTGGCGCTGGCCGACGCGTGGGCCGACCGCGACCTGGTGCTGTGCGTGCGCGACGACCTGCCCGCCTATGCGGCCGACCTCGTGGCGTACGCCTTGCGTGACGCGCCGGTGGCGCCTATCGCGCGAACAGCCGGCGTCCCGGCAGATGCCCGCGGTCGAACCAGGAGCCCGACGCGACGGCCGCCAGGATGA
- a CDS encoding sulfite exporter TauE/SafE family protein, whose protein sequence is MNLLDPALLGAIVAVFVLAGVVKGVVGLGLPTISMALLALVMAPAQAAALLIVPSLITNLWQARPWATLGAVLRRIAGMQAGVCAGTLAGALWLGPPSGQWAGVCLGLALAAYAAWGLFGAPPQLPPDMPPRRAQLLGAAAGALTGVITAATGVFVIPAVPYLQALDLDKDQLIQAMGISFTVSTVALAAGLGLNGGYTAGAAGASLLMLLPALAGMALGQRLRHRLSARTFKLCFMVSLALLGAYQAARGLAVIGA, encoded by the coding sequence ATGAACCTCCTCGATCCGGCGCTGCTGGGCGCCATCGTTGCCGTGTTCGTGCTGGCCGGCGTGGTCAAGGGCGTCGTGGGCCTGGGCCTGCCCACCATTTCCATGGCATTGCTGGCGCTGGTGATGGCCCCGGCGCAGGCGGCAGCGCTGCTGATCGTGCCGTCGCTGATCACCAATCTCTGGCAGGCGCGGCCCTGGGCCACGCTGGGCGCGGTCCTGCGCCGCATCGCGGGCATGCAGGCGGGCGTCTGCGCCGGGACGCTCGCCGGCGCGCTGTGGCTGGGCCCACCCTCCGGCCAGTGGGCCGGCGTGTGTCTCGGACTGGCGCTGGCGGCCTATGCCGCCTGGGGCCTGTTCGGCGCGCCGCCCCAACTGCCGCCAGATATGCCGCCCCGCCGCGCCCAGTTGCTGGGCGCGGCCGCCGGCGCGCTCACCGGCGTGATCACTGCCGCCACGGGCGTGTTCGTCATCCCCGCCGTGCCGTATCTGCAGGCGCTGGATCTGGACAAGGATCAGCTCATCCAGGCCATGGGGATTTCCTTCACGGTCTCGACCGTGGCGCTGGCCGCGGGGTTGGGACTGAATGGCGGATACACCGCCGGCGCCGCGGGCGCCTCGCTCCTGATGCTGCTGCCCGCGCTGGCCGGCATGGCCCTGGGCCAGCGGCTGCGTCACCGGCTGTCGGCGCGCACGTTCAAACTGTGCTTCATGGTCAGCCTGGCGCTGCTGGGCGCCTATCAGGCCGCGCGCGGCCTGGCGGTCATCGGGGCCTAG
- a CDS encoding SDR family NAD(P)-dependent oxidoreductase: MNTEKIWLVTDASAGLGLVLVKMLLDQGHKVAATSGDGDALLEAVGAKLEGRFLPLTVNLADERAVRRAVDATIAAFGGIDVVVNGAGQGPQGTLDSLSDAQLRGAFDTHVFGVLNVIRAVMPRLRAQRGGHVFNISSILGFDGRCAQWGAYSAAKFAVSGLTETLAAEAAPLGIRVSLVYPGAMRAGDPGGSPELSARGPRAPDQGGDPVKAAQALIHAAQAQYAPLHLFLGRDAFDQARGKIQAVQQELARWREMSVSIGFVDERRLAA, encoded by the coding sequence ATGAACACGGAAAAAATCTGGCTGGTGACGGATGCGTCGGCGGGGTTGGGCCTGGTGCTCGTCAAAATGCTGCTGGACCAGGGCCACAAGGTGGCGGCCACGTCGGGCGACGGCGATGCATTGCTGGAGGCGGTGGGCGCCAAGCTGGAAGGCCGCTTTCTGCCCCTGACGGTCAACCTGGCCGACGAACGCGCCGTGCGCCGCGCCGTGGACGCGACCATTGCCGCGTTCGGCGGCATCGACGTGGTGGTGAACGGGGCGGGGCAGGGGCCGCAAGGGACGCTGGACAGCCTGTCGGATGCGCAACTGCGCGGCGCCTTCGATACCCATGTGTTCGGCGTGCTGAACGTCATCCGCGCCGTGATGCCGCGCCTGCGCGCGCAGCGCGGCGGGCATGTGTTCAACATCTCGTCGATCCTGGGCTTTGACGGGCGCTGCGCGCAGTGGGGCGCCTACAGCGCCGCCAAGTTCGCGGTCAGCGGCCTGACCGAAACCCTGGCCGCCGAGGCCGCGCCGCTGGGCATCCGCGTGTCGCTCGTCTATCCGGGCGCGATGCGCGCCGGCGATCCCGGCGGTTCGCCCGAACTGTCCGCGCGCGGGCCGCGCGCGCCGGACCAGGGCGGCGATCCGGTCAAGGCGGCGCAGGCGCTGATCCATGCCGCGCAGGCCCAGTACGCGCCCCTGCACCTGTTCCTGGGCCGCGACGCATTCGACCAGGCGCGCGGCAAGATCCAGGCGGTGCAGCAGGAACTGGCGCGCTGGCGCGAGATGTCGGTGTCGATCGGCTTCGTGGATGAACGGCGGCTGGCCGCCTAG
- a CDS encoding GNAT family N-acetyltransferase yields the protein MTSACLEVMPLPADAAAAAVPELATLLHACVHAGASVSFVLPYTLEDAASFWRGKVLPGVRSGALTLWAARVDGRIAGSVQLDTDTPPNQPHRAEVRKLLVHPDWRRQGIARRLMREVEAMAVRLNRSLLTLDTRTGDAAEPLYAALGYQTVGVIPGFARDPVDPAKVDGTTIMYKQL from the coding sequence ATGACCTCTGCCTGCCTTGAAGTGATGCCGCTGCCGGCCGACGCCGCCGCGGCCGCCGTGCCCGAGCTCGCCACCCTGCTGCACGCCTGCGTGCACGCGGGCGCCAGCGTCAGTTTCGTCTTGCCCTACACCCTTGAGGACGCGGCGTCGTTCTGGCGCGGCAAGGTGCTGCCGGGCGTGCGGAGCGGCGCGCTCACCCTGTGGGCGGCGCGCGTGGACGGACGGATCGCGGGTTCCGTGCAGCTCGATACCGACACGCCGCCCAACCAGCCGCACCGCGCCGAGGTGCGCAAGCTGCTGGTGCATCCGGACTGGCGCCGGCAGGGCATTGCGCGCCGGCTGATGCGCGAGGTCGAGGCCATGGCGGTCCGGCTGAACCGCAGCCTGCTCACCCTGGACACGCGCACGGGCGACGCGGCCGAGCCGCTGTATGCGGCGCTGGGCTATCAGACGGTGGGGGTGATTCCGGGCTTTGCGCGCGATCCGGTCGACCCGGCCAAGGTGGACGGCACGACGATCATGTACAAGCAGCTCTGA
- a CDS encoding helix-turn-helix domain-containing protein: MEKSTTAADAGLDHRLAARLKMLRQDRGWSLDDLAGRAGISRATLSRLENAEVSPTASVLGKLCAAYGLTMSRLMLMVEDDFVARVPEQAQAVWVDDSVGFRRRSVSPPSQRLAGEVLACELAANARIAYEQSPRPGLEHHLLMLDGELSITVDGQAHRLLPGDCLRYQLFGASAFATPPHSGARYLLFIV, from the coding sequence ATGGAAAAATCAACGACCGCCGCCGACGCCGGGCTGGATCATCGTCTTGCCGCCCGCCTCAAAATGCTGCGCCAGGACCGGGGGTGGTCCCTGGACGATCTGGCCGGCCGCGCCGGCATCAGCCGCGCGACGCTCTCGCGGCTCGAAAATGCCGAGGTCAGTCCGACCGCCAGCGTGCTCGGCAAACTGTGCGCCGCCTATGGTCTGACCATGTCGCGCCTGATGCTGATGGTCGAGGACGACTTCGTCGCCCGGGTGCCCGAACAGGCGCAGGCGGTGTGGGTGGACGACTCCGTCGGCTTCCGGCGCCGGTCGGTGTCGCCGCCGTCGCAGCGGCTCGCGGGCGAGGTGCTGGCCTGCGAACTGGCCGCGAACGCCCGCATCGCCTATGAACAATCGCCGCGCCCGGGGCTGGAACACCATCTGCTGATGCTGGATGGCGAACTGTCCATCACCGTGGATGGCCAGGCGCATCGGCTGCTTCCGGGCGACTGCCTGCGCTATCAGCTGTTCGGCGCCAGCGCCTTCGCGACCCCGCCGCACAGCGGCGCCCGTTATCTGCTTTTCATCGTCTGA
- a CDS encoding phospholipase D family protein — translation MTFLCALTTGSLPSLHERSVSHALTAEEAQATPLGQAIAPLVAAHPGKSGIHALAHPHDAFAARMMLARAAERSLDVQYYIWHDDMTGTMLLEALHDAADRGVRVRLLLDDNGTSGLDQTLSALDGHPNIDVRLYNPFAVRWPKPLGYLTDFSRLNRRMHNKSFTADNQATIVGGRNIGDEYFGATHGVLFTDLDVLAIGAAVGDVSADFDRYWSSDSAYPVSGLLKKAASNELDELEADAATVERSPEAAAYAQAMRELPFIRQLLRGELPMEWTQTRMVSDDPRKTLGTAPREAMLPHQLQDILGVPAKALVLVSPYFVPTAAGTRAFANMARNGVKVRVLTNALEATDVAVVHSGYAKRRKDLLAAGVELYEMKRMAQPVERNRGLGPFGSSGSSLHAKTFAVDGERVFVGSFNFDPRSARLNTELGFVINSPTLARHIEDTFDDELARTAYRVRIDEMGKLYWLDTRDGQTVRHDREPGATLWQRLTVWIASRLPLEPLL, via the coding sequence ATGACCTTTCTTTGCGCGTTGACTACCGGTTCCCTCCCCTCGCTGCACGAGCGCAGCGTGTCGCACGCGCTCACCGCTGAAGAAGCCCAGGCCACGCCGCTGGGCCAGGCGATCGCCCCGCTCGTGGCCGCGCATCCCGGCAAATCCGGCATCCATGCCCTGGCCCACCCCCACGACGCCTTCGCCGCGCGCATGATGCTGGCGCGCGCGGCCGAACGCAGCCTGGATGTGCAGTACTACATCTGGCACGACGACATGACGGGCACCATGCTGCTGGAGGCCCTGCACGACGCGGCCGACCGCGGCGTGCGGGTGCGCCTGCTGCTGGACGACAACGGCACGTCCGGGCTGGACCAGACGCTGTCCGCGCTGGACGGCCATCCGAACATCGACGTGCGGCTCTACAACCCTTTCGCGGTGCGCTGGCCCAAGCCGCTGGGCTACCTGACGGATTTTTCCCGCCTGAACCGCCGGATGCACAACAAGTCGTTCACCGCGGACAACCAGGCCACGATCGTCGGCGGGCGCAACATCGGCGACGAGTATTTCGGCGCCACCCATGGCGTGCTGTTCACGGACCTGGACGTGCTGGCCATCGGCGCGGCGGTCGGCGACGTGTCGGCGGACTTCGATCGGTATTGGAGCAGCGATTCCGCGTATCCGGTGTCTGGCCTGCTCAAGAAGGCCGCTTCCAACGAGCTGGACGAGCTGGAGGCCGACGCGGCCACGGTCGAACGATCGCCCGAAGCCGCCGCGTATGCGCAGGCCATGCGCGAGCTGCCGTTCATACGCCAGTTGCTGCGCGGCGAACTTCCCATGGAGTGGACGCAGACGCGCATGGTCAGCGACGACCCGCGCAAGACGCTGGGCACCGCGCCGCGCGAAGCGATGCTGCCGCACCAGCTGCAGGACATCCTGGGCGTGCCGGCCAAGGCGCTGGTGCTGGTGTCGCCCTATTTCGTGCCCACGGCGGCGGGCACGCGCGCGTTCGCCAACATGGCGCGCAATGGCGTCAAGGTGCGGGTGCTGACCAATGCGCTGGAAGCGACCGATGTCGCGGTCGTGCACTCGGGCTACGCCAAGCGCCGCAAGGACCTGCTGGCCGCCGGCGTCGAGCTCTACGAAATGAAGCGGATGGCCCAACCCGTCGAGCGCAACAGGGGATTGGGGCCTTTCGGCAGTTCGGGCTCCAGCCTGCACGCCAAGACCTTTGCCGTGGACGGCGAGCGCGTGTTCGTCGGCTCGTTCAACTTCGACCCCCGCTCGGCGCGCCTGAACACCGAACTGGGCTTTGTCATCAACAGCCCGACGCTGGCGCGGCACATCGAGGACACGTTCGACGACGAGCTTGCCCGCACCGCCTACCGCGTGCGGATCGACGAGATGGGCAAGCTCTACTGGCTGGACACGCGCGACGGCCAGACCGTGCGCCACGACCGCGAGCCGGGCGCCACGCTCTGGCAGCGCCTGACGGTGTGGATCGCGTCGCGGCTGCCGCTGGAGCCTTTGCTGTAA
- a CDS encoding 2OG-Fe(II) oxygenase — MTKTPADALLAQWDWSRAAADLDAHGHAILPALLTPAQCASLSDAYGADERYRSRTVMARHGFGRGEYKYFRYPLPDLPRQLRGGLYPHLAPIANRWNRQMGIDVQYPADHASFLARCHAAGQRRPTPLILQYGPGDYNCLHQDLYGEHVFPLQVAVLLSRPGVDFTGGEFVMTETGSREQRADVLPLQQGDALVFTVNQRPVPGARGWRRVAMRHGVSELRSGRRHTLGLIFHDAV, encoded by the coding sequence ATGACCAAGACGCCCGCCGACGCCCTGCTCGCGCAGTGGGACTGGAGCCGCGCCGCCGCCGACCTGGATGCGCACGGCCACGCCATCCTGCCCGCCCTGTTGACGCCCGCCCAATGCGCCAGCCTGTCCGACGCCTACGGCGCGGACGAACGCTACCGCAGCCGGACCGTGATGGCGCGCCACGGCTTCGGCCGGGGCGAGTACAAGTACTTCCGCTACCCCTTGCCCGACCTGCCCCGGCAGTTGCGCGGCGGGCTGTATCCGCACCTGGCGCCGATCGCCAACCGCTGGAACCGGCAGATGGGGATCGATGTGCAATACCCCGCCGACCATGCGTCATTTCTGGCGCGCTGCCACGCGGCCGGCCAGCGCCGGCCGACGCCGCTGATCCTGCAATACGGACCGGGCGACTACAACTGCCTGCACCAGGACCTGTACGGCGAACACGTTTTTCCCTTGCAGGTGGCCGTGCTGCTGTCCCGGCCTGGCGTGGATTTCACCGGCGGCGAATTCGTCATGACCGAAACCGGCAGCCGCGAGCAGCGCGCCGACGTCCTGCCCCTGCAACAGGGCGATGCCCTGGTCTTTACCGTGAACCAGCGCCCGGTGCCCGGCGCGCGCGGCTGGCGCCGAGTGGCCATGCGCCATGGCGTCAGCGAACTGCGCTCGGGGCGGCGCCACACGCTGGGCCTCATCTTCCACGACGCGGTGTGA
- the alkB gene encoding DNA oxidative demethylase AlkB: MTPTLDLFGGDDPAQHGRVALGPQSVVLRGYALPAVEALLAGVDAVTAQAPFRQMVTPGGYTMSVALTNCGELGWTTDARGYRYSRIDPQTGQPWPAMPDAFRQLAQDAAREAGFPGFSPDACLVNRYEPGSRLSLHQDRNERDYGAPIVSVSLGMPALFLFGGDERGDRAARVPLFHGDVVVWGGVDRLRFHGVMPLKDLPHPRLGSRRINFTLRKAG, translated from the coding sequence ATGACCCCGACCCTGGATCTTTTTGGCGGCGACGATCCCGCCCAGCACGGGCGCGTGGCGCTCGGCCCGCAGTCGGTGGTGCTGCGCGGCTATGCGCTGCCGGCGGTGGAGGCGCTGCTGGCCGGCGTGGATGCCGTGACCGCGCAGGCGCCTTTCCGGCAGATGGTGACGCCGGGCGGCTACACGATGTCGGTGGCGCTGACCAACTGCGGCGAACTGGGGTGGACCACGGACGCCCGCGGGTATCGCTACAGCCGCATCGACCCGCAGACCGGCCAACCTTGGCCCGCGATGCCGGACGCCTTCAGGCAACTGGCGCAGGACGCGGCGCGGGAGGCCGGCTTTCCCGGTTTCTCGCCGGATGCGTGCCTGGTCAACCGCTACGAGCCCGGATCGCGCCTGTCGCTGCACCAGGACCGCAACGAACGCGATTACGGCGCGCCCATCGTGTCCGTTTCGCTGGGCATGCCGGCCCTGTTCCTGTTCGGTGGCGACGAGCGCGGGGACAGGGCCGCCCGGGTGCCGCTCTTTCACGGCGACGTCGTCGTCTGGGGCGGGGTGGACCGGCTGCGCTTTCATGGCGTCATGCCCTTGAAAGACCTGCCGCATCCGCGCCTGGGCAGCCGGCGCATCAATTTCACCCTGCGCAAGGCGGGCTAG
- a CDS encoding formylglycine-generating enzyme family protein, whose translation MRTRTARALLCALLFALIRAPALAAAPPAVVENSLGMTFVPVPAGTFQMGSDETPQALAAAYPHYPPDRYAQLSDEAPVHTVRITRPFYLARTEVTVGQFRRFIEASGYVPESEADGTGGYGYNAAYDPETSASGDAFEGRDRRYSWRNPGFAQDDDHPVVNISWNDAMALAQWLTRTEGRVYRLPTEAEWEYACRAGARTRYQNGDDPAGMPDVGNGFDADAAPLWPTWQVYASSRRDGNTFTAPVARYAPNAFGLYDMHGNAWEWVSDWYGEDYYANSPTDDPQGPATGNVRVRRGGSWHTWALYTRASYRNWNTQETRYPLVGMRLVREADPAD comes from the coding sequence ATGCGTACCCGCACTGCCCGCGCCCTGCTTTGCGCCCTGCTTTTCGCCCTGATCCGCGCGCCTGCTCTCGCGGCCGCGCCGCCTGCCGTCGTCGAAAACTCCCTGGGCATGACATTCGTGCCCGTGCCGGCCGGCACGTTCCAGATGGGCAGCGACGAGACGCCCCAGGCGCTTGCCGCCGCTTATCCCCACTATCCGCCCGACCGCTACGCCCAGCTCTCGGACGAAGCGCCGGTGCACACCGTGCGCATTACCCGGCCGTTTTATCTGGCGCGCACCGAAGTCACCGTGGGCCAGTTCAGGCGTTTCATCGAAGCCTCCGGCTACGTCCCGGAGTCTGAAGCCGACGGCACGGGCGGCTATGGCTATAACGCCGCCTACGACCCCGAAACCTCCGCCTCCGGCGACGCCTTCGAAGGCCGAGACCGCCGGTACTCCTGGCGCAATCCCGGCTTTGCGCAGGACGACGATCACCCCGTGGTGAACATCAGCTGGAACGACGCCATGGCGCTGGCGCAGTGGCTGACCCGAACCGAAGGCCGCGTCTACCGGCTGCCCACCGAGGCCGAATGGGAATATGCCTGCCGCGCCGGCGCCCGCACGCGCTACCAGAACGGCGACGACCCGGCCGGGATGCCCGACGTGGGCAATGGCTTCGACGCGGACGCCGCCCCCCTGTGGCCGACATGGCAGGTCTACGCCTCGTCCCGCCGCGACGGCAACACATTCACCGCGCCGGTCGCCCGCTACGCCCCCAACGCGTTCGGCCTGTACGACATGCACGGCAACGCCTGGGAATGGGTCTCGGACTGGTACGGCGAGGACTACTACGCCAACTCGCCGACCGACGACCCGCAAGGCCCGGCCACCGGCAACGTGCGCGTGCGCCGCGGCGGCTCCTGGCACACCTGGGCGCTGTACACCCGCGCCTCGTACCGCAACTGGAATACACAGGAAACGCGCTATCCGCTGGTCGGGATGCGCCTGGTGCGCGAGGCCGACCCGGCCGATTGA
- a CDS encoding VOC family protein, translating to MHTLGRLVLLVNDYDTAIAFYRDKLGMEVFVDMPVGQQRYVHLRLHDQPAVGVWLLQAQTQAQRDRVGDQTGGQPVGVFYTDDVLRDHAQFAAKGVRFTRDPVQEETAAYAHFIDLYGNEFVLVQLKQPA from the coding sequence ATGCATACGCTGGGCCGTCTCGTCCTGCTTGTGAACGACTACGACACCGCCATCGCCTTCTACCGGGACAAGCTCGGCATGGAGGTTTTTGTCGACATGCCTGTCGGCCAGCAGCGCTATGTGCACCTGCGCCTGCACGATCAGCCCGCGGTCGGCGTGTGGCTGCTGCAGGCCCAGACGCAGGCGCAGCGCGACCGCGTGGGCGACCAGACCGGCGGCCAGCCGGTTGGGGTGTTCTACACCGACGATGTGCTGCGCGACCATGCCCAGTTCGCGGCCAAGGGGGTGCGCTTCACCCGCGACCCCGTGCAAGAGGAAACCGCGGCCTACGCCCACTTCATCGACCTGTACGGCAACGAGTTCGTGCTGGTCCAGTTGAAGCAGCCGGCCTAG
- a CDS encoding AraC family transcriptional regulator translates to MARQPSRQDWIRRAAPSSRLERIEAYFGGHGYDMHRHDTYAIGRTLAGVQSFHYRRGLRHSLPGGTLVLHPDEAHDGQAGTEAGFHYRMIYVEPALIQQILGGRPLPFIRDGISDDPRLYAASDALLQATGQAIDPLQEDDALFELAHALCAAAGRKTGRRLPDHAAAERARQYVHASLGQAITLDDLARAAGADRWRLSRDFRALFGTSPYRYVMLRRLDLARRLIAAGSPLAQAAADAGFTDQSHLTRRHVQAYGMAPDRWRRMLRA, encoded by the coding sequence ATGGCGCGCCAACCGTCACGCCAGGACTGGATCCGGCGCGCCGCGCCTTCCAGCCGCCTGGAGCGCATCGAGGCCTATTTCGGCGGCCATGGCTACGACATGCACCGCCACGACACCTACGCCATCGGGCGCACGCTGGCGGGTGTGCAGAGCTTTCACTACCGGCGCGGGCTGCGGCACAGCCTGCCGGGCGGCACCCTCGTGCTGCATCCGGACGAGGCCCACGACGGCCAGGCCGGAACCGAGGCCGGCTTTCACTACCGCATGATCTACGTGGAGCCGGCCCTCATCCAGCAGATCCTGGGCGGCCGGCCGCTGCCTTTCATCCGCGACGGCATCAGCGACGATCCCCGGCTGTACGCGGCCAGCGACGCCCTGCTGCAGGCCACGGGCCAGGCTATCGATCCGCTGCAGGAGGACGACGCCCTCTTCGAACTGGCCCACGCGCTGTGCGCGGCCGCAGGCCGCAAGACGGGCCGGCGCCTGCCCGACCATGCCGCGGCCGAGCGCGCACGGCAGTACGTGCACGCCTCGCTGGGCCAGGCGATCACCTTGGACGACCTGGCGCGCGCGGCGGGCGCCGACCGCTGGCGCCTGTCGCGCGATTTCCGCGCGCTGTTCGGCACCAGCCCCTACCGCTACGTGATGCTGCGCCGCCTGGACCTTGCGCGCCGCCTCATCGCGGCGGGCAGCCCGCTGGCGCAGGCCGCGGCGGACGCCGGATTCACCGATCAAAGCCACCTCACGCGCCGCCATGTGCAGGCGTATGGCATGGCGCCCGACCGCTGGCGGCGGATGCTGCGGGCCTGA
- a CDS encoding cupin domain-containing protein, with protein sequence MPSPHPINLAAKLALIQEHWMPKVIAEMNDYQFKLVKLQGEFVWHAHADTDETFIVIQGRLRIALRDGEIDLGPGEMTVIPKGVEHKPCAPEEVQVMLIEPRGVVNTGDQGGPRSAPNDVWI encoded by the coding sequence ATGCCTTCCCCGCACCCCATCAATCTTGCCGCCAAGCTGGCGCTGATCCAGGAACACTGGATGCCCAAGGTCATCGCCGAGATGAACGACTACCAGTTCAAGCTCGTCAAGCTGCAAGGCGAGTTCGTCTGGCACGCGCATGCCGACACGGACGAGACCTTCATCGTCATCCAGGGCCGGCTGCGCATCGCGCTGCGTGACGGCGAGATCGACCTGGGCCCCGGCGAAATGACCGTGATTCCCAAGGGCGTGGAGCACAAGCCCTGTGCGCCCGAGGAAGTCCAGGTCATGCTGATCGAGCCGCGCGGCGTGGTCAACACCGGCGACCAGGGCGGGCCGCGCAGCGCGCCCAACGACGTATGGATCTGA
- a CDS encoding SDR family oxidoreductase, which translates to MSKVMLVTGGSRGIGAAVAKLAARRGYAVGVNYHANADAAQAVVDEIQRGGGTAIAIQGDVAQEDQVMRMFRTLDERLGRIDALVNNAGILEKQMRVEEMDAARLHRVLSTNVVGAFLCAREAVRRMSPRHGGQGGAIVNVSSAAARLGSPNEYVDYAASKGAMDTLTIGLSKEVAPEGIRVNGVRPGTIYTEMHASGGEPGRVDRLKSVIPLRRGGTVQEVAGAVMWLFSDEAGYTSGSFIEVSGGS; encoded by the coding sequence ATGTCCAAAGTCATGCTGGTCACAGGCGGCAGCCGCGGCATCGGCGCCGCCGTCGCCAAGCTGGCCGCCCGCCGCGGCTACGCGGTGGGCGTCAACTATCACGCGAATGCCGATGCCGCCCAGGCCGTCGTGGACGAGATCCAGCGCGGCGGCGGCACGGCCATCGCCATCCAGGGCGACGTCGCGCAGGAAGATCAGGTGATGCGCATGTTCCGCACGCTGGATGAGCGCCTGGGCAGGATCGATGCGCTGGTCAACAACGCCGGCATCCTGGAAAAGCAGATGCGCGTCGAGGAAATGGACGCCGCCCGCCTGCACCGGGTGCTGTCCACCAACGTCGTCGGCGCCTTCCTGTGCGCGCGCGAAGCGGTGCGGCGGATGTCGCCGCGCCATGGCGGCCAGGGCGGCGCCATCGTCAATGTGTCCTCGGCCGCGGCGCGCCTGGGCTCCCCGAATGAATACGTGGACTACGCGGCGTCCAAGGGCGCGATGGACACGCTGACCATCGGCCTGTCCAAGGAAGTCGCGCCCGAAGGCATCCGCGTGAACGGCGTGCGCCCCGGCACGATCTACACCGAGATGCACGCCAGCGGCGGCGAACCCGGCCGCGTCGACCGGCTCAAAAGCGTGATTCCCCTGCGCCGCGGCGGCACCGTCCAGGAGGTGGCCGGCGCAGTCATGTGGCTGTTCTCGGACGAGGCCGGCTATACCAGCGGCTCGTTCATCGAGGTATCGGGCGGCAGTTGA
- a CDS encoding MgtC/SapB family protein, whose amino-acid sequence MAEIWLEIWTTVRSEFADIPDVGEATRIVLRLGMAVLLGGLLGYERELKGKAAGLRTHMLVALGAAIFVLVPLQGGMDVGDLSRVLQGVIAGIGFLGAGAIIKLGQEREIHGLTTSASIWMTAAIGVAAGMGREATALVSTLIALFVLAVLRRVEARISAGQDKSVISTGGK is encoded by the coding sequence ATGGCGGAAATCTGGCTGGAAATCTGGACCACGGTGCGTAGCGAATTCGCCGACATCCCCGACGTGGGCGAGGCGACGCGCATCGTGCTCCGTTTGGGCATGGCCGTCCTGCTGGGCGGTCTGCTGGGTTACGAGCGCGAACTCAAAGGCAAGGCCGCCGGCTTGCGCACGCATATGCTGGTGGCGCTGGGCGCGGCGATCTTCGTGCTGGTGCCGCTGCAGGGCGGCATGGACGTCGGCGACCTGAGCCGCGTGCTGCAGGGCGTCATCGCCGGCATCGGCTTTCTGGGCGCGGGCGCCATCATCAAGCTGGGGCAAGAGCGTGAAATCCACGGTCTCACCACCTCGGCCAGCATCTGGATGACGGCCGCCATCGGCGTGGCCGCGGGCATGGGGCGCGAGGCCACCGCCTTGGTCAGCACCCTGATTGCCCTGTTCGTGCTGGCCGTGCTGCGCCGCGTCGAGGCGCGCATTTCCGCCGGGCAGGATAAGAGCGTGATCTCGACGGGCGGCAAGTAG